Part of the Candidatus Obscuribacterales bacterium genome, CAACCAACTGATTAAGCTGCCGGTAAAGTATTGCTCCCAGCTTAATAACGACACGGCAATTTTTGGCCCTGGTTGGCGGCAGTGCAACACCACCAGCAACACCATGCTGGCCGACTATCTGCTCAATGGAGCCTTGACGGAAAAGGCTAAGCAGTCGGGCTATCAGGAGCCAGAGTCGGTGTTTATGCGCATTGTTGGGAAGTATGGCGACACCATCGACCACGGTGCACAAACGCAAGCGTTGCGAGCCCTAGGCATTGAGTCCTATTTCAGCTATTCCCTGTCGGCTAAGGATGTTCTTGCCTCGCTGAAGGTGGGCGTTCCGATTGTGGTGGGCTTTGCTTACAAGGGATCAGGCCATATCTGCGTTGTTGTTGGCCATGATCCGGTGAAGAAGGCTTGGTTGGTCCATGATCCCTACGGTACTCGTCATGGTTCTAGC contains:
- a CDS encoding C39 family peptidase, giving the protein MPKAIAELNTVLKKAVLGSGDLADSEKIYVPQGQAFFVSDYSPDRNQHVRLVLASPLTAQDKVHKLQVVYAYEPHIKLEGATPQVNDLNQLIKLPVKYCSQLNNDTAIFGPGWRQCNTTSNTMLADYLLNGALTEKAKQSGYQEPESVFMRIVGKYGDTIDHGAQTQALRALGIESYFSYSLSAKDVLASLKVGVPIVVGFAYKGSGHICVVVGHDPVKKAWLVHDPYGTRHGSSNSYDVGVGGIFDEYTYDTMQRIFWDQGGESGWGRIVTSVRGKPTGLPTGL